In one window of Primulina tabacum isolate GXHZ01 chromosome 8, ASM2559414v2, whole genome shotgun sequence DNA:
- the LOC142554623 gene encoding putative mitochondrial protein AtMg00860: MAFLGHIISRDGVEVDLFKVKAVKERSVPRNVFKIRSFLGLTGYYRKFIKGFLTIAIPLTALKKKNVKFVWSAECRSTLEKLKHELTVAPVLAMPSEQGDYVLYTDTSKLGLDASADAE; this comes from the coding sequence atggcgttcttaggccacattatttctagGGATGGAGTAGAGGTCGATCTATTTAAGGTAAAAGCGGTGAAGGAGAGGTCAGTACCTAGGAATGTATTcaagattcgtagtttcttAGGACTGACAGGATATTATCGCAAGTTTATCAAGGGCTTTTTGACTATTGCAATACCCTTGACAGCTCTGAAAAAGAAAAACGTCAAGTTTGTGTGGAGTGCCGAGTGTCGGAGCACTTTAGAGAAGTTGAAACATGAACTTACCGTAGCACCAGTTCTAGCAATGCCATCCGAGCAAGGGGATTATGTGCTTTACACTGATACTTCAAAGCTCGGTTTGGACGCCAGTGCTGATGCAGAATGA